One Paraburkholderia caffeinilytica DNA segment encodes these proteins:
- a CDS encoding cupin domain-containing protein: MEPRRSVHPLNERAVRFKKSLSEMTGLTQFGFHLVTLQPGHDSTEYHRHLYEEECIYILSGNGEALIDNHVHEVGPGDFMGFARGGAAHTLSNTGHLPLVLIVAGQRLEQDVCDYPHKGKRLYAAGTNKVFVDLPKDSED; encoded by the coding sequence ATGGAGCCTCGGCGCTCCGTCCATCCATTGAATGAACGAGCGGTTCGCTTTAAAAAATCGCTAAGCGAAATGACCGGACTCACCCAGTTCGGCTTTCATCTCGTAACGCTCCAACCCGGGCACGACTCCACCGAATATCATCGCCACCTCTACGAAGAGGAATGTATCTACATCCTCTCAGGCAATGGCGAGGCGCTGATTGACAATCACGTACACGAAGTGGGACCAGGCGACTTCATGGGTTTTGCACGCGGAGGCGCTGCACATACATTGTCGAACACGGGTCACCTCCCACTCGTCCTTATCGTCGCCGGTCAGAGACTGGAGCAGGATGTTTGCGACTATCCACACAAAGGCAAGCGCCTGTACGCGGCCGGCACCAATAAGGTTTTCGTGGACCTGCCCAAAGACAGTGAGGACTAA